A single region of the Stegostoma tigrinum isolate sSteTig4 chromosome 8, sSteTig4.hap1, whole genome shotgun sequence genome encodes:
- the cdcp2 gene encoding CUB domain-containing protein 2 isoform X2 yields MQWEFHMWNELLQQVVNAGVKCGGILSATNGNFSSPNFPGYYPYDTKCTWLIVVTEGSSILLTFHYFDLEFHTYCEYDYIKIYNGVPEDEGNLLGTFCGKIFPPHFTSSWHVMSIIFHSDKHVVSHGFSASYRKDMCGGVVTGLSGVLSSPEYPDNYPNNAECRWIIRVSNQSVVNLVFYDFHLENNEDCSFDYVALFDGSSMKDRHWGHYCGGTKPPNMISSGSELLVVFKSDFNIGARGFKAFYFSGECQQVFTAIKGNFSSPRYPNIYPNNINCHWTIQQPLGYRINVHLNDFELEDRDSLTDACDYDFLAIFDGESETDTLIGKWCGQNSPSSLLSNGNRLLFVLSADRNTASRGFHVSYDGVIPMNISCTRTDFQIQIAAHAVPSLSRSNIYLGNQDCTAQVFGSVYKIISRFDACGTKTQRRRNVTIFVNILYVMFSDGTWEDNQEYEVQCDLKRKAASYNVITDTEQYQLQQQAVNLEDSNSDELKVEDGSDLSRTQDSSDIVFIGICVLAGILMLIAIIGLVLL; encoded by the exons atgcagtgggaatttcatatgtggaatgaactgctacagcaagtggtaaatgcag GGGTTAAATGTGGCGGCATACTTTCAGCAACGAATGGGAATTTCTCCAGCCCTAACTTCCCAGGATATTATCCATATGATACTAAATGTACATGGCTCATTGTTGTTACAGAGGGCTCCTCCATTTTGCTCACCTTCCATTACTTTGACCTTGAATTTCACACTTACTGCGAATATGATTACATTAAAATCTATAATGGAGTGCCCGAGGATGAGGGAAATCTTCTGGGTACATTTTGTGGAAAAATCTTTCCACCTCACTTTACCTCTTCTTGGCATGTGATGTCAATCATTTTCCACTCAGATAAACATGTGGTCAGCCATGGATTCTCTGCTTCATACCGCAAAG ataTGTGTGGGGGAGTAGTAACGGGTCTGTCCGGAGTGCTGTCTAGCCCTGAGTACCCAGATAATTACCCCAACAATGCAGAATGTCGTTGGATTATTCGAGTCTCCAATCAATCAGTGGTCAATCTGGTTTTCTATGACTTTCACCTGGAAAACAATGAGGATTGTAGCTTTGACTATGTTGCCTTGTTTGATGGATCTAGCATGAAAGACAGACACTGGGGTCACTATTGTGGTGGAACAAAGCCTCCGAACATGATCTCCAGCGGTAGTGAACTACTTGTTGTTTTTAAATCAGATTTCAATATTGGTGCAAGGGGAttcaaagcattttatttttcag GTGAATGTCAGCAAGTATTCACAGCTATTAAAGGGAATTTCTCTAGCCCACGCTATCCAAATATTTACCCGAATAATATCAACTGTCATTGGACAATCCAGCAACCTCTTGGTTACAGGATCAACGTTCACTTAAATGATTTTGAGCTGGAGGACAGAGACAGCCTGACAGATGCCTGTGACTATGATTTTCTTGCGATctttgatggagaaagtgaaactGACACATTAATAGGGAAATGGTGTGGTCAGAACTCACCCTCTTCACTCCTGTCCAATGGGAACAGACTTTTATTTGTGTTGTCTGCTGACAGGAATACAGCTTCTCGTGGCTTCCATGTATCATACGATGGTG TCATTCCAATGAACATCAGCTGCACAAGAACAGATTTCCAGATTCAGATTGCTGCACATGCTGTTCCGTCACTCAGTCGAAGCAACATTTATCTAGGAAACCAAGACTGTACTGCTCAGGTTTTTGGCTCTGTGTACAAAATTATCTCACGATTTGATGCATGTGGAACAAAGACCCAG AGAAGAAGAAATGTTACCATCTTTGTGAATATTTTGTATGTAATGTTTTCTGATGGAACATGGGAAGACAACCAGGAATATGAGGTGCAATGTGACCTCAAGAGAAAAGCTGCTTCATACAACGTTATTACAGACACAGAACAGTATCAGCTCCAACAGCAGGCTGTTAATCTTGAGGATTCCAACTCTGATGAGTTGAAGGTGGAAGATGGATCAGATCTTTCCAGAACGCAAGATAGTAGCGACATTGTCTTCATTGGTATTTGTGTTTTGGCTGGAATTCTCATGTTGATTGCTATCATAGGGCTGGTCCTTCTGTAA
- the cdcp2 gene encoding CUB domain-containing protein 2 isoform X3 produces MKPGVKCGGILSATNGNFSSPNFPGYYPYDTKCTWLIVVTEGSSILLTFHYFDLEFHTYCEYDYIKIYNGVPEDEGNLLGTFCGKIFPPHFTSSWHVMSIIFHSDKHVVSHGFSASYRKDMCGGVVTGLSGVLSSPEYPDNYPNNAECRWIIRVSNQSVVNLVFYDFHLENNEDCSFDYVALFDGSSMKDRHWGHYCGGTKPPNMISSGSELLVVFKSDFNIGARGFKAFYFSGECQQVFTAIKGNFSSPRYPNIYPNNINCHWTIQQPLGYRINVHLNDFELEDRDSLTDACDYDFLAIFDGESETDTLIGKWCGQNSPSSLLSNGNRLLFVLSADRNTASRGFHVSYDGVIPMNISCTRTDFQIQIAAHAVPSLSRSNIYLGNQDCTAQVFGSVYKIISRFDACGTKTQRRRNVTIFVNILYVMFSDGTWEDNQEYEVQCDLKRKAASYNVITDTEQYQLQQQAVNLEDSNSDELKVEDGSDLSRTQDSSDIVFIGICVLAGILMLIAIIGLVLL; encoded by the exons GGGTTAAATGTGGCGGCATACTTTCAGCAACGAATGGGAATTTCTCCAGCCCTAACTTCCCAGGATATTATCCATATGATACTAAATGTACATGGCTCATTGTTGTTACAGAGGGCTCCTCCATTTTGCTCACCTTCCATTACTTTGACCTTGAATTTCACACTTACTGCGAATATGATTACATTAAAATCTATAATGGAGTGCCCGAGGATGAGGGAAATCTTCTGGGTACATTTTGTGGAAAAATCTTTCCACCTCACTTTACCTCTTCTTGGCATGTGATGTCAATCATTTTCCACTCAGATAAACATGTGGTCAGCCATGGATTCTCTGCTTCATACCGCAAAG ataTGTGTGGGGGAGTAGTAACGGGTCTGTCCGGAGTGCTGTCTAGCCCTGAGTACCCAGATAATTACCCCAACAATGCAGAATGTCGTTGGATTATTCGAGTCTCCAATCAATCAGTGGTCAATCTGGTTTTCTATGACTTTCACCTGGAAAACAATGAGGATTGTAGCTTTGACTATGTTGCCTTGTTTGATGGATCTAGCATGAAAGACAGACACTGGGGTCACTATTGTGGTGGAACAAAGCCTCCGAACATGATCTCCAGCGGTAGTGAACTACTTGTTGTTTTTAAATCAGATTTCAATATTGGTGCAAGGGGAttcaaagcattttatttttcag GTGAATGTCAGCAAGTATTCACAGCTATTAAAGGGAATTTCTCTAGCCCACGCTATCCAAATATTTACCCGAATAATATCAACTGTCATTGGACAATCCAGCAACCTCTTGGTTACAGGATCAACGTTCACTTAAATGATTTTGAGCTGGAGGACAGAGACAGCCTGACAGATGCCTGTGACTATGATTTTCTTGCGATctttgatggagaaagtgaaactGACACATTAATAGGGAAATGGTGTGGTCAGAACTCACCCTCTTCACTCCTGTCCAATGGGAACAGACTTTTATTTGTGTTGTCTGCTGACAGGAATACAGCTTCTCGTGGCTTCCATGTATCATACGATGGTG TCATTCCAATGAACATCAGCTGCACAAGAACAGATTTCCAGATTCAGATTGCTGCACATGCTGTTCCGTCACTCAGTCGAAGCAACATTTATCTAGGAAACCAAGACTGTACTGCTCAGGTTTTTGGCTCTGTGTACAAAATTATCTCACGATTTGATGCATGTGGAACAAAGACCCAG AGAAGAAGAAATGTTACCATCTTTGTGAATATTTTGTATGTAATGTTTTCTGATGGAACATGGGAAGACAACCAGGAATATGAGGTGCAATGTGACCTCAAGAGAAAAGCTGCTTCATACAACGTTATTACAGACACAGAACAGTATCAGCTCCAACAGCAGGCTGTTAATCTTGAGGATTCCAACTCTGATGAGTTGAAGGTGGAAGATGGATCAGATCTTTCCAGAACGCAAGATAGTAGCGACATTGTCTTCATTGGTATTTGTGTTTTGGCTGGAATTCTCATGTTGATTGCTATCATAGGGCTGGTCCTTCTGTAA
- the cdcp2 gene encoding CUB domain-containing protein 2 isoform X1 — MSVVNHFCFYFRCPSFTVLFCFSCRKDGSLGWGDWNQGHNLKRVKCGGILSATNGNFSSPNFPGYYPYDTKCTWLIVVTEGSSILLTFHYFDLEFHTYCEYDYIKIYNGVPEDEGNLLGTFCGKIFPPHFTSSWHVMSIIFHSDKHVVSHGFSASYRKDMCGGVVTGLSGVLSSPEYPDNYPNNAECRWIIRVSNQSVVNLVFYDFHLENNEDCSFDYVALFDGSSMKDRHWGHYCGGTKPPNMISSGSELLVVFKSDFNIGARGFKAFYFSGECQQVFTAIKGNFSSPRYPNIYPNNINCHWTIQQPLGYRINVHLNDFELEDRDSLTDACDYDFLAIFDGESETDTLIGKWCGQNSPSSLLSNGNRLLFVLSADRNTASRGFHVSYDGVIPMNISCTRTDFQIQIAAHAVPSLSRSNIYLGNQDCTAQVFGSVYKIISRFDACGTKTQRRRNVTIFVNILYVMFSDGTWEDNQEYEVQCDLKRKAASYNVITDTEQYQLQQQAVNLEDSNSDELKVEDGSDLSRTQDSSDIVFIGICVLAGILMLIAIIGLVLL; from the exons ATGAGTGTCGTaaaccatttctgtttttatttcagatgtccatcattcacagttttgttttgttttagttgcAGGAAAGATGGTTCCCTTGGTTGGGGAGATTGGAACcaagggcacaatttaaaaa GGGTTAAATGTGGCGGCATACTTTCAGCAACGAATGGGAATTTCTCCAGCCCTAACTTCCCAGGATATTATCCATATGATACTAAATGTACATGGCTCATTGTTGTTACAGAGGGCTCCTCCATTTTGCTCACCTTCCATTACTTTGACCTTGAATTTCACACTTACTGCGAATATGATTACATTAAAATCTATAATGGAGTGCCCGAGGATGAGGGAAATCTTCTGGGTACATTTTGTGGAAAAATCTTTCCACCTCACTTTACCTCTTCTTGGCATGTGATGTCAATCATTTTCCACTCAGATAAACATGTGGTCAGCCATGGATTCTCTGCTTCATACCGCAAAG ataTGTGTGGGGGAGTAGTAACGGGTCTGTCCGGAGTGCTGTCTAGCCCTGAGTACCCAGATAATTACCCCAACAATGCAGAATGTCGTTGGATTATTCGAGTCTCCAATCAATCAGTGGTCAATCTGGTTTTCTATGACTTTCACCTGGAAAACAATGAGGATTGTAGCTTTGACTATGTTGCCTTGTTTGATGGATCTAGCATGAAAGACAGACACTGGGGTCACTATTGTGGTGGAACAAAGCCTCCGAACATGATCTCCAGCGGTAGTGAACTACTTGTTGTTTTTAAATCAGATTTCAATATTGGTGCAAGGGGAttcaaagcattttatttttcag GTGAATGTCAGCAAGTATTCACAGCTATTAAAGGGAATTTCTCTAGCCCACGCTATCCAAATATTTACCCGAATAATATCAACTGTCATTGGACAATCCAGCAACCTCTTGGTTACAGGATCAACGTTCACTTAAATGATTTTGAGCTGGAGGACAGAGACAGCCTGACAGATGCCTGTGACTATGATTTTCTTGCGATctttgatggagaaagtgaaactGACACATTAATAGGGAAATGGTGTGGTCAGAACTCACCCTCTTCACTCCTGTCCAATGGGAACAGACTTTTATTTGTGTTGTCTGCTGACAGGAATACAGCTTCTCGTGGCTTCCATGTATCATACGATGGTG TCATTCCAATGAACATCAGCTGCACAAGAACAGATTTCCAGATTCAGATTGCTGCACATGCTGTTCCGTCACTCAGTCGAAGCAACATTTATCTAGGAAACCAAGACTGTACTGCTCAGGTTTTTGGCTCTGTGTACAAAATTATCTCACGATTTGATGCATGTGGAACAAAGACCCAG AGAAGAAGAAATGTTACCATCTTTGTGAATATTTTGTATGTAATGTTTTCTGATGGAACATGGGAAGACAACCAGGAATATGAGGTGCAATGTGACCTCAAGAGAAAAGCTGCTTCATACAACGTTATTACAGACACAGAACAGTATCAGCTCCAACAGCAGGCTGTTAATCTTGAGGATTCCAACTCTGATGAGTTGAAGGTGGAAGATGGATCAGATCTTTCCAGAACGCAAGATAGTAGCGACATTGTCTTCATTGGTATTTGTGTTTTGGCTGGAATTCTCATGTTGATTGCTATCATAGGGCTGGTCCTTCTGTAA